A genomic region of Papaver somniferum cultivar HN1 chromosome 7, ASM357369v1, whole genome shotgun sequence contains the following coding sequences:
- the LOC113294670 gene encoding (S)-coclaurine N-methyltransferase has product MQLKEKEELLRNMELGLIPDQEIRQRIRIELEKRLQWGYKETHEEQLSQLLDLVHSLKGMKMATEMENLDLKLYEAPMEFLKIQHGSNMKQSAGYYTDESTTLDEAEIAMLDLYMERAQIKDGQSVLDLGCGLGAVALFGANKFKKCQFTGVTSSVEQKDYIEGKCKELKLTNVKVLLADITTYETEERFDRIFAVELIEHMKNYQLLLKKISEWMKDDGLLFVEHVCHKTLAYHYEPVDAEDWYTNYIFPAGTLTLSSASMLLYFQDDVSVVNQWTLSGKHYSRSHEEWLKNMDKNIVEFKEIMRSITKTEKEAIKLLNFWRIFCMCGAELFGYKNGEEWMLTHLLFKKK; this is encoded by the exons atgcaGCTAAAGGAAAAGGAAGAGCTGTTGAGAAACATGGAGCTTGGGTTGATACCGGACCAAGAGATTAGACAACGGATTAGAATCGAATTAGAAAAGCGTCTCCAATGGGGTTACAAAGAAACCCATGAAGAACAGCTTTCTCAGCTTCTTGACTTGGTTCACT CTCTGAAAGGTATGAAAATGGCAACTGAGATGGAGAATTTGGATTTAAAACTATACGAAGCACCTATGGAATTCTTAAAGATCCAACATGGAAGCAACATGAAACAAAG TGCGGGTTACTACACTGATGAATCAACAACGTTGGACGAAGCTGAGATAGCGATGCTGGATTTGTATATGGAGAGGGCACAGATCAAAGATGGTCAGAGTGTACTTGATTTAGGGTGTGGATTGGGTGCTGTAGCTCTTTTCGGGGCAAACAAATTTAAGAAATGTCAATTTACTGGAGTTACAAGTTCTGTGGAACAAAAAGATTACATTGAAGGAAAATGCAA GGAGCTTAAGTTGACCAACGTCAAGGTTTTATTAGCTGATATAACAACTTACGAAACCGAAGAAAGATTTGATCGGATTTTCGCTGTTGAATTGATTGAG CATATGAAGAACTATCAATTGCTTCTTAAGAAAATATCAGAGTGGATGAAAGATGATGGACTTCTTTTCGTTGAACATGTTTGCCATAAGACTCTAGCTTACCATTATGAG CCCGTTGATGCAGAAGATTGGTACACTAATTACATATTCCCTGCTGGAACTCTGACTCTATCATCTGCTTCAATGCTTCTTTACTTTCAA GATGATGTTTCAGTTGTGAATCAATGGACTCTGAGTGGAAAGCATTACTCTAGATCCCA TGAAGAATGGTTGAAAAACATGGATAAAAACATTGTTGAATTCAAAGAAATAATGAGGTCCATAACTAAAACTGAGAAAGAAGCAATCAAATTGCTCAATTTTTGGAGGATTTTTTGCATGTGTGGAGCAGAGTTGTTTGGGTATAAGAATGGTGAAGAATGGATGCTCACCCATCTtctcttcaagaaaaaatga
- the LOC113292608 gene encoding uncharacterized protein LOC113292608 — translation MEGMINCFDPVMICFDAPMKGFINGCRPIVGLDGCHLKGKYGGCLLSATSLDAQNGLVPLGIMICRNECFENWYFFLKDLKPRLVDHRLQLNFISDRQKGLLEAVALLFPGAPHRFCIRHLSKNFKTHYKGSKLHNHFWNAARAYKEKHFKAHMDSLLAENADAFLYLTEADPNCWARAFFDRSSCCEHLNSNFSESCNNMISWIREKQVCKMVLMYGQLVMGMFYKRRNACLCWEDGDLVPTAKKLIGKMLMLTGEYKVEGSVAGKLYEVTSIHNIVFTVDLVHKTCSCIQ, via the exons ATGGAAG GAATGATAAATTGCTTTGAtcctgtgatgatatgctttgaTGCACCTATGAAGGGTTTCATAAATGGTTGTAGACCAATTGTAGGCTTGGATGGCTGCCACCTCAAGGGGAAGTATGGAGGTTGTTTACTTTCGGCTACATCTCTTGATGCTCAGAATGGTTTGGTGCCTTTAGGCATAATGATATGTAGGAATGAATGTTTTGAGAATTGGTATTTCTTTTTGAAAGATCTTAAACCCAGATTAGTTGATCATAGGTTGCAACTGAACTTCATCTCTGACAGACAAAAGGGTCTGTTAGAAGCAGTGGCTCTACTGTTTCCTGGTGCTCCACACAGGTTTTGCATTAG GCATTTATCTAAGAACTTCAAAACACACTACAAAGGTTCTAAGTTGCACAATCATTTCTGGAATGCCGCTAGAGCTTATAAAGAGAAACATTTCAAG GCTCATATGGACAGCTTGCTTGCAGAGAATGCTGATGCTTTTTTATATCTGACTGAAGCAGACCCTAACTGTTGGGCAAGGGCCTTTTTTGACCGTAGCAGCTGTTGTGAACATTTGAACAGTAACTTTTCCGAGAGTTGTAACAATATGATATCATGGATTAGGGAGAAACAAGTGTGCAAGATGGTGTTAATGTATGGACAGTTAGTTATGGGTATGTTTTATAAGAGGAGGAATGCATGTCTATGTTGGGAAGATGGAGATTTAGTGCCTACGGCTAAAAAGTTGATTGGAAAGATGTTAATGCTGACTGGTGAGTATAAAGTAGAGGGCTCTGTGGCCGGTAAATTGTACGAAGTAACAAGTATCCACAACATAGTGTTTACTGTAGATCTTGTTCATAAAACATGTAGTTGTATCCAGTGA